The sequence GAGAGACGTTGCTGGTGCCTACCTACGTACTCCAACACCGAACCAGGTCCATCACCAACAGCGACGTGGAGGCACACGCACCGGCCGATCCGATCATGCAGCGGGCGCGGTATTTAACTCGCCATCTGAAATTTCGGTGAGTTAGCCGGCCTCTCGTTGTCACGCATCACGTCGCCGGTCACTGTGCATGCAGCCAGATCACCCATCGAGCTGTGCCGATCAATGCGGAGGCCTATAAAAGCCATGCGTCGCCTGTTACATCCATTCATCCATCAGCCACTTCACACAGCCAAGCAAGTGGCAGTGCGATTCAGAGGTTCAGGCATGGCAGCTCCGAGAGCACTTGTCCTCGCCGTCCTGCTGGCGATCGCCGTCGCCAACGCCGAGGCAGCGTCAGTCGTCGTCGGCCTGGCCAAGTGCGCCGACTGCACCAGGAAGAACATCAAGGCTGAGGAAGCCTTCAAGGGTAAGCTATCAAGATACGTACGTATTACAAATTTACGATGCACACACACATATATAGATGAAGATCGGCTCATGGTTGTCCTCCTGCCGTCAACGTACTTCAGGTCTCCAGGTGGCGATCAAATGCAAGAACATCGACGGCGAGTACGAGAGCAAGGCGGTGGGTGCCCTCGACGGCACCGGCGCCTTCAGCGTGCCCCTCGCCGCCGATCTCCATGGCGCCGACTGCGTCGCACAGCTCCACAGCGCCGCCTCCAATGCACCGTGCTCCGGCCAGAAGCCATCCAAGATCGTGCCGGTGTCCGAGGGCACCACCTTTGGTGTTGTGGCCGGCGCCAAGACGGACACGGTGGCATCGCCAGAGTGCGCGTCCGCGACCCTATGCGGACCAATCAAGAAGCACATCATCGAGCACTTCCACCACAAGAAG comes from Triticum dicoccoides isolate Atlit2015 ecotype Zavitan unplaced genomic scaffold, WEW_v2.0 scaffold169820, whole genome shotgun sequence and encodes:
- the LOC119344470 gene encoding proline-rich protein 4-like — encoded protein: MAAPRALVLAVLLAIAVANAEAASVVVGLAKCADCTRKNIKAEEAFKGLQVAIKCKNIDGEYESKAVGALDGTGAFSVPLAADLHGADCVAQLHSAASNAPCSGQKPSKIVPVSEGTTFGVVAGAKTDTVASPECASATLCGPIKKHIIEHFHHKKPVPPKPEPKPQPHPDYGPVPKPEPKPEPHPDYHPIPPTPTYGGGGGYHGHH